From a region of the Malania oleifera isolate guangnan ecotype guangnan chromosome 12, ASM2987363v1, whole genome shotgun sequence genome:
- the LOC131143933 gene encoding auxin-responsive protein IAA13-like produces MNNLANQAKTLTSEEDETCKDDKLKDTSKKKVYNGSNKNNTTAMEKGHLGFVKVNMDGLPIGRKVDLNAHACYETLTQALEDMEVVSGVGVAVVCVYPLLAAPLHLASDLVDVLHVRHLHP; encoded by the exons ATGAACAACTTGGCTAACCAGGCAAAGACTCTGACCTCTGAAGAAGATGAGACATGCAAGGATGATAAATTGAAGGATACTTCAAAGAAAAAAGTGTACAATGGTAGCAATAAGAACAATACTACTGCTATGGAAAAAGGACATCTTGGGTTTGTTAAGGTTAACATGGATGGATTGCCAATAGGGAGGAAAGTGGATCTAAATGCTCACGCTTGCTATGAGACTTTAACCCAAGCATTGGAGGACAT GGAGGTCGTATCCGGTGTTGGGGTGGCTGTcgtctgcgtctaccctctcctGGCTGCTCCTCTGCATCTGGCGTCCGACCTTGTCGATGTGCTACATGTCCGTCATCTCCACCCATAG